Proteins from one Oscillatoria nigro-viridis PCC 7112 genomic window:
- the gcvP gene encoding aminomethyl-transferring glycine dehydrogenase: MNGFAGRHIGPTPSEIQQMLDVLGLSSLDELIDKTVPAAIRISGPLQLPAAQSEYSALAELKEIAAKNQVFRSYIGTGYHDCITPPVIQRNILENPGWYTAYTPYQAEIAQGRLEALLNFQTMIVDLTGLEIANASLLDEGTAAAEAMAVSYGASKNHAKAFFVSQDCHPQTVEVVQTRAKPLGIEVIVGDHQSFEFDRTIFGALVQYPATDGAIYDYRDFIRSAHEVGALVTVAADILSLCLLTPPGEFGADIAVGSTQRFGVPMGFGGPHAAYFATREEFKRQVPGRIVGVSKDANGKSALRLALQTREQHIRREKATSNICTAQVLLAVMASMYAVYHGPSGLKDIAEKVWNLTALLASGLRSFGYKISSQHFFDTVRVELGDKPLSEILEAAKVRKINLRVFDDSTVGITLDETVTVENVQELWKIFARDKDYIRADGQNALNISLDADALSSYLTLPDFCDRTSSYLAHPVFNTYHSETELLRYLHRLEAKDLSLNTSMIPLGSCTMKLNATAEMVPVTWAEFGKIHPFAPRDQTRGYQRMFVQLEQWLAEITGFAGISLQPNAGSQGEYAGLLVIRQYHEHRGESHRNICLIPQSAHGTNPASAVMAGMKVVAVECDSQGNIDVADLRKKAEKHKNELAALMVTYPSTHGVFEEEIKEICEIVHNCGGQVYMDGANMNAQVGLCRPGDFGADVCHLNLHKTFCIPHGGGGPGMGPIGVMSHLVEFLPSHSILNSQQSTVNSQQSTVNSQQKSVGAISAAPWGSASILTISWMYIRMMGGVGLTEATKVAILNANYMAKRLESYYPVLYKGKAGLVAHECILDLRSLKKSAAIEVEDIAKRLMDYGYHAPTVSWPVAGTVMVEPTESESKQELDRFCEAMIAIRGEIAEIEKGNVDAQNNVLKNAPHTAESLMVDEWNRPYTRAQAAYPAPWTREHKFWPAVGRIDNAFGDRNFVCSCLPMEAYSQG; this comes from the coding sequence ATGAATGGTTTTGCGGGGCGCCACATTGGCCCGACACCCAGCGAAATCCAGCAAATGCTGGATGTTTTGGGCCTTTCCAGCCTCGATGAGTTGATTGACAAAACGGTTCCTGCGGCGATTCGCATTTCTGGACCGCTACAACTTCCCGCAGCGCAAAGCGAGTACAGCGCTTTGGCAGAATTGAAAGAAATTGCGGCAAAAAATCAGGTATTTCGATCGTACATCGGCACAGGATATCACGACTGCATTACACCCCCGGTCATCCAGCGGAATATCCTAGAAAATCCCGGCTGGTATACAGCTTACACTCCCTACCAAGCCGAAATTGCTCAAGGGCGATTGGAAGCTTTACTGAACTTCCAAACCATGATCGTTGACCTCACGGGTTTGGAAATTGCCAACGCTTCCTTGCTGGATGAAGGGACTGCGGCTGCAGAAGCGATGGCGGTGAGTTACGGCGCCAGCAAAAATCACGCAAAAGCGTTTTTTGTTTCCCAAGATTGCCACCCTCAAACTGTGGAAGTGGTGCAAACTCGCGCTAAGCCGCTGGGAATTGAGGTAATTGTCGGCGACCATCAAAGCTTTGAGTTCGATCGCACAATCTTCGGCGCTCTCGTGCAATACCCCGCCACAGACGGCGCAATTTACGACTATAGGGATTTTATTCGATCGGCTCACGAAGTCGGCGCATTAGTTACAGTCGCTGCCGACATTTTGAGCCTTTGCTTGCTCACACCCCCCGGCGAATTCGGCGCGGATATAGCCGTAGGAAGCACTCAGCGCTTCGGAGTGCCGATGGGATTCGGAGGGCCCCACGCAGCCTATTTCGCCACGCGAGAAGAGTTTAAACGGCAAGTTCCCGGTAGAATTGTCGGCGTTTCTAAAGATGCCAACGGCAAATCTGCTTTGCGTTTGGCATTGCAAACTCGCGAACAGCACATCCGGCGCGAAAAAGCAACCAGCAATATTTGTACTGCTCAAGTTTTGCTGGCAGTGATGGCGAGTATGTATGCTGTTTATCACGGCCCGTCTGGACTGAAAGACATTGCTGAGAAAGTATGGAATTTAACTGCACTTTTGGCATCCGGGTTAAGAAGTTTCGGATACAAAATTAGTTCTCAACATTTCTTCGATACTGTGCGGGTAGAATTGGGAGACAAACCGCTGTCTGAAATTCTAGAAGCTGCTAAAGTTCGCAAAATAAATCTCCGAGTTTTCGATGATTCGACAGTGGGAATCACTTTAGATGAAACTGTCACGGTTGAAAATGTACAAGAATTGTGGAAAATTTTTGCACGGGATAAAGATTATATCAGGGCAGACGGGCAGAATGCTCTCAACATTTCGCTGGATGCAGACGCATTGAGTTCCTATTTGACCTTACCAGATTTTTGCGATCGCACCAGCAGCTATCTCGCCCATCCAGTTTTCAACACCTACCATTCAGAAACTGAACTTTTGCGCTATTTGCACCGTTTAGAAGCCAAGGATTTATCGCTAAATACATCGATGATTCCCTTGGGTTCTTGCACAATGAAATTGAATGCAACAGCAGAGATGGTGCCGGTGACTTGGGCCGAATTTGGCAAGATACATCCCTTTGCACCCCGCGATCAAACTCGCGGCTATCAAAGGATGTTCGTGCAACTAGAACAGTGGCTGGCAGAAATCACCGGTTTTGCGGGAATTTCTTTGCAGCCAAACGCCGGTTCTCAGGGCGAATACGCGGGTTTGTTAGTTATTCGCCAATACCACGAACACCGAGGCGAATCTCACCGAAATATCTGTTTGATTCCCCAGTCAGCCCACGGTACAAATCCGGCTAGCGCGGTGATGGCGGGGATGAAAGTAGTTGCTGTAGAGTGCGATTCTCAGGGCAATATTGATGTTGCCGATTTGCGGAAAAAAGCCGAAAAGCACAAAAATGAATTGGCGGCTTTGATGGTGACATATCCATCTACGCACGGCGTTTTTGAGGAAGAAATTAAAGAGATTTGCGAGATAGTCCACAACTGCGGCGGACAAGTTTATATGGACGGCGCAAATATGAATGCTCAAGTTGGTTTGTGCCGCCCCGGTGATTTTGGTGCTGATGTTTGCCACTTGAATCTGCACAAAACTTTCTGCATTCCTCACGGTGGCGGTGGTCCGGGTATGGGGCCGATCGGGGTAATGTCTCATTTGGTAGAATTTTTGCCCAGTCATTCTATTCTTAACAGTCAACAGTCAACAGTTAACAGTCAACAGTCAACAGTTAACAGTCAACAAAAATCAGTTGGTGCTATTTCCGCCGCGCCTTGGGGAAGTGCCAGCATTTTGACTATTTCTTGGATGTACATTCGGATGATGGGAGGAGTGGGTTTAACTGAGGCGACAAAAGTAGCAATTCTTAATGCTAATTATATGGCAAAACGGTTAGAATCTTATTATCCAGTTTTGTACAAAGGGAAAGCTGGTTTAGTGGCGCACGAGTGTATTCTAGATTTGCGATCGCTCAAAAAATCTGCGGCTATTGAAGTGGAAGATATCGCCAAACGCCTGATGGATTACGGCTATCACGCGCCGACGGTTTCTTGGCCCGTCGCAGGTACGGTAATGGTGGAACCGACTGAAAGCGAATCAAAGCAGGAATTAGACCGTTTTTGCGAGGCGATGATTGCCATTCGAGGCGAAATTGCGGAGATTGAAAAAGGTAATGTTGACGCGCAAAATAACGTCTTAAAAAATGCGCCGCACACCGCAGAATCTCTGATGGTTGATGAGTGGAATCGTCCTTATACTCGCGCGCAAGCGGCTTATCCGGCACCTTGGACTCGCGAACATAAGTTTTGGCCGGCGGTGGGCCGGATAGATAATGCGTTTGGCGATCGCAATTTTGTCTGTTCTTGTTTGCCAATGGAGGCTTACAGTCAAGGCTAA
- a CDS encoding winged helix-turn-helix transcriptional regulator, whose translation MVEASQCIEVKCPIQFVLDLLDNKWSILVLRELFGGARRTHELLAALPGISTKTLTQRLRELESQGLVDRRVYAEIPPRVEYSLTPKGRQIQPVMTALHQVGSQWLGQESCICPLTHSDANDDRIDDSGIISD comes from the coding sequence ATGGTGGAAGCGAGTCAGTGCATAGAGGTTAAATGTCCGATTCAATTTGTGCTGGATTTGTTGGACAATAAATGGTCTATTTTGGTTCTACGCGAACTGTTTGGAGGCGCGAGGCGTACCCACGAATTACTCGCGGCACTTCCTGGTATCAGCACCAAAACCCTCACCCAACGCCTCCGAGAGTTGGAATCTCAAGGGTTAGTCGATCGCCGCGTTTATGCCGAGATTCCGCCCCGTGTAGAATATTCTCTCACGCCCAAGGGTCGCCAAATTCAACCGGTGATGACAGCCCTGCATCAAGTAGGATCGCAGTGGCTGGGACAGGAGAGTTGTATTTGTCCCCTAACACACTCGGATGCTAACGACGATCGCATAGACGATTCAGGTATAATTTCAGATTAA
- a CDS encoding glycoside hydrolase family 44 protein translates to MNRRFLWLTPENKPRWITLLLLGFLAALGVAATTAYIKMAIAQTIGPALSVDVTADRHSISPDIYGMNDYAIDPILAQELRIPVERWGANHASRYNWLVDSSNSGDDFFFVGGGDNKNPVPGDSIDKIVKTNRQNGSKSIVTIPMIGYVNKFSTWNCGFRVSKYGPQEKTNPHIFPEGDKCGNGKRPDGTLITDNNRLDVSITSNPEFQKAWVQHLVKTHGTAANGGVQIYQMDNEPSGWGNTHRDVHPEATSYDELRDRTYQYASMVKATDPTAKVLGPSDFGWPVYVDSLVKGDREKHGGVWLARWYLQQMRAYEQQKGVRILDYFDEHYYPAADDTCLANCPAGDAKTQALRLRSTRSLWDATYTDESWIGKYNPPLTILPRFREWIKEDYPGTKLAITEYNWGGLESINGALTQADVLGIFGREQVDLATLWGPPKSSEPGAYAFRMYMNYDGQGGKYGDTWVRSGSTNQGLLSIYGADRTSDGTLTLVIINKTNKNLTGKLSLKGFKPAGKAQFYTYSEANLQAIVRQNDLGVSDTGFQATYPANSMTLVAIPKANS, encoded by the coding sequence ATGAATAGACGATTTTTGTGGCTTACTCCCGAAAATAAACCGCGTTGGATTACCCTATTATTGTTAGGTTTTTTGGCTGCTTTGGGCGTAGCGGCAACAACAGCTTACATCAAAATGGCGATCGCCCAAACTATCGGCCCGGCTTTGTCTGTTGATGTTACAGCCGATCGACATTCCATCAGTCCCGACATCTACGGTATGAATGATTATGCGATCGATCCCATACTCGCCCAAGAGTTGCGAATTCCAGTGGAACGCTGGGGGGCAAATCACGCCAGCCGCTACAACTGGTTAGTCGATTCTTCCAACAGCGGCGATGACTTCTTTTTCGTGGGTGGCGGCGACAATAAAAATCCTGTTCCCGGCGATTCTATAGATAAAATTGTCAAAACCAACCGCCAAAACGGCAGCAAAAGCATCGTTACTATTCCGATGATTGGCTATGTAAACAAATTTAGCACTTGGAACTGCGGTTTTCGAGTATCCAAATACGGCCCGCAAGAAAAAACAAACCCCCACATTTTTCCAGAAGGCGATAAGTGCGGCAACGGTAAGCGTCCCGATGGCACTTTGATAACTGATAATAATCGCCTTGATGTCAGTATTACTAGCAATCCAGAATTTCAAAAAGCTTGGGTTCAACACTTAGTTAAAACCCACGGTACTGCTGCTAACGGGGGCGTGCAAATTTATCAAATGGACAACGAACCAAGCGGCTGGGGAAATACTCACCGCGATGTTCATCCAGAAGCGACAAGCTACGATGAATTGCGCGATCGCACTTATCAATACGCCTCAATGGTAAAAGCTACAGATCCCACTGCTAAGGTACTCGGGCCGTCGGATTTTGGCTGGCCTGTCTATGTGGATTCTCTGGTAAAAGGCGATCGCGAAAAACACGGCGGTGTCTGGTTGGCGCGGTGGTACTTGCAACAAATGCGCGCTTACGAACAGCAAAAAGGTGTTCGGATTCTCGACTATTTCGACGAACACTACTATCCTGCGGCGGACGATACCTGTTTGGCCAATTGTCCCGCCGGCGATGCCAAAACCCAAGCGCTGCGACTGCGATCGACTCGTTCTCTCTGGGATGCTACCTATACTGATGAAAGTTGGATAGGAAAATACAATCCGCCCTTAACAATTCTTCCCCGATTTAGAGAGTGGATCAAAGAAGATTATCCAGGTACAAAACTCGCGATTACTGAATACAATTGGGGCGGTTTGGAGTCGATTAACGGGGCGTTAACCCAAGCCGATGTACTGGGGATTTTTGGGCGGGAACAAGTGGATTTAGCGACGCTGTGGGGGCCTCCTAAGTCTTCGGAACCGGGTGCTTATGCTTTCCGAATGTACATGAATTACGACGGACAAGGCGGTAAGTATGGGGATACTTGGGTGCGATCGGGTAGCACAAATCAGGGACTTTTGTCAATCTACGGAGCCGATCGTACCAGTGATGGTACTCTGACGCTGGTAATTATTAATAAAACGAACAAAAATTTGACTGGAAAATTGAGTTTGAAAGGATTTAAACCTGCGGGTAAAGCTCAATTTTACACTTACAGCGAGGCGAATTTGCAGGCGATCGTCCGTCAGAACGATTTAGGTGTCAGCGATACTGGATTCCAGGCAACTTACCCAGCTAATTCTATGACTTTGGTGGCTATTCCCAAGGCTAATTCTTAG
- the ltrA gene encoding group II intron reverse transcriptase/maturase, whose translation MNTVEKPMYEWNDINWRKLERNVFKLQKRIYQASNRGDVKLVRRLQKLLISSWAAKALSVRRVTQDNQGKKTAGVDGVKSLTPKQRLALIDKISLGSKVKPTRRVWIPKPGTDEERPLGIPTMEDRALQALVKLVLEPEWEARFEPNSYGFRPGRSCHDAIGAIFSAVSQKSKYVLDADISKCFDRINHDVLLSKLNTYPTLRRQIRAWLKAGVMDGNKLFPTDEGTPQGGVISPLLANVALHGIEELIMGLAPKFEMRDSRGHTYGLRDKIKSISLIRYADDFVVLHEDVEVVKLCKVEIEKWLSDIGLELKPSKTRLAHTLNKLDDEKPGFNFLGFNIRQFPVGKHNSSKGTRGTLLGFKTIISPSKESQKRHYRKVAEVINKSRGLNQATLIKNLNPIIRGWCNYFSTVVSKKIFDRLWHLVVWKLLKWGRHRHRNKGRGWTRLKYFKTVEGNNWVFATGEGNNPLKLIQHSSTEIKRYVKVKGMASPYDGDWIYWSSRMGVHPEIPVRVAKLLKRQKGKCAHCDNYFKDGDSIEVDHIAPKSKGGKESYDNWQLLHRHCHDTKTANDGSLGNKSSCKSAKPKPPVEPSLWAWENDMLVMTY comes from the coding sequence ATGAACACGGTAGAAAAACCGATGTATGAATGGAACGATATCAACTGGCGAAAGCTAGAGCGTAACGTTTTTAAATTGCAAAAGCGGATATATCAAGCGTCTAATCGTGGTGATGTCAAGCTAGTACGCAGACTCCAGAAACTGTTGATAAGTTCTTGGGCAGCAAAAGCATTATCGGTTCGTCGGGTAACACAAGATAATCAAGGAAAGAAGACGGCAGGCGTGGACGGTGTTAAATCGCTGACCCCAAAGCAACGTCTCGCACTGATAGATAAAATATCATTGGGTTCAAAGGTTAAGCCAACACGCCGAGTTTGGATACCCAAACCAGGGACAGATGAGGAAAGACCGTTAGGCATACCGACAATGGAAGACCGAGCCTTGCAAGCGTTAGTCAAACTGGTGTTAGAACCAGAATGGGAAGCGCGATTTGAACCTAACTCATACGGGTTCAGACCAGGACGCTCGTGCCACGATGCAATAGGAGCAATATTCAGTGCGGTAAGTCAGAAATCAAAATATGTGCTGGATGCCGATATCAGTAAATGCTTCGACCGCATTAACCATGATGTACTTCTCTCAAAATTAAATACCTATCCTACCCTACGGAGACAAATCCGGGCTTGGTTAAAAGCTGGTGTTATGGATGGAAACAAGCTGTTCCCAACTGATGAAGGGACACCACAGGGCGGGGTGATTTCACCTCTACTTGCCAATGTCGCCTTACATGGGATTGAGGAATTGATTATGGGTTTAGCCCCAAAATTCGAGATGAGAGACTCTCGTGGTCATACTTATGGATTACGAGACAAAATCAAATCGATTTCACTGATACGATATGCGGACGATTTCGTAGTTCTCCATGAGGATGTAGAAGTTGTGAAGCTGTGTAAGGTTGAGATAGAGAAGTGGTTAAGTGACATTGGGTTAGAATTAAAGCCGAGTAAAACAAGATTAGCCCACACCCTGAATAAACTAGATGATGAAAAACCTGGATTTAACTTTCTAGGATTCAACATCAGGCAGTTTCCAGTAGGAAAACACAACTCAAGTAAGGGAACTAGAGGCACTTTATTGGGCTTTAAAACTATTATCAGCCCTAGCAAGGAAAGTCAGAAAAGGCACTACAGAAAAGTTGCGGAAGTAATAAATAAATCGCGTGGGTTAAACCAAGCGACTTTAATAAAAAATCTCAATCCTATCATTAGGGGTTGGTGTAACTACTTCTCAACAGTCGTCAGCAAGAAAATATTTGATAGGCTGTGGCACTTAGTGGTTTGGAAGCTTCTCAAATGGGGTCGCCATCGTCATAGGAACAAGGGCAGAGGATGGACACGCCTTAAATACTTCAAAACCGTAGAAGGCAATAACTGGGTGTTCGCAACCGGAGAGGGTAACAATCCTCTAAAGCTCATACAACATAGTTCCACTGAAATAAAGCGCTATGTAAAAGTAAAAGGGATGGCATCACCCTATGACGGTGACTGGATATATTGGAGTTCAAGAATGGGAGTACACCCAGAAATACCCGTAAGAGTAGCCAAACTACTCAAGCGACAAAAAGGGAAATGCGCTCACTGCGATAACTACTTCAAAGATGGAGATTCGATAGAGGTTGACCACATCGCCCCCAAATCGAAAGGTGGAAAGGAATCGTATGATAATTGGCAGCTACTCCATCGACATTGCCACGACACAAAGACTGCCAATGATGGCAGTCTTGGTAACAAATCTAGCTGCAAAAGTGCTAAACCTAAGCCACCAGTGGAACCAAGCCTTTGGGCTTGGGAAAACGATATGTTGGTAATGACGTACTGA
- the tnpA gene encoding IS200/IS605 family transposase: MSVNYKSNKNVVYSCKYHIVWCPKYRRKVLIEGVDTRLKEILLEVATEFNSELIEMEVMPDHVHLLVECDPQLGIAKLIRYMKGRSSRYLRQEFPWLKSRLPTLWTNSYFIATVGGAPISVIKQYIENQKNV, translated from the coding sequence ATGAGCGTTAATTACAAATCCAACAAAAATGTTGTCTACTCTTGCAAGTACCATATAGTGTGGTGTCCAAAATATCGCCGAAAGGTTTTAATTGAGGGTGTTGATACTCGTTTAAAGGAAATACTGTTAGAAGTTGCCACTGAGTTTAACAGTGAATTAATCGAAATGGAAGTAATGCCAGATCATGTCCATCTCTTAGTCGAATGCGATCCTCAGTTGGGAATTGCTAAACTGATTCGGTACATGAAAGGACGTTCCTCTCGATATCTCCGCCAAGAATTTCCGTGGCTAAAAAGTCGATTGCCAACGCTGTGGACTAATAGCTACTTTATTGCGACTGTTGGCGGTGCGCCTATTTCGGTAATCAAGCAGTATATTGAGAATCAAAAAAATGTCTAG
- a CDS encoding RNA-guided endonuclease InsQ/TnpB family protein, producing MSSYGCQQNLLSPNRELRSVLEFVCEESNKLANCGTYYSRQLYFKTGKIPGKYDLHKLFKDNLHFKALYSHVAQQTLTSVAESFKSYIGLLKGISIGTVTQRPKLPKYRKNSLKVVTFPRADVKLKNGQLRFPLGSKVKLWFGIGEFYLPIPSNLDYKKIREIRILPRNGQFYVEFVYQIQPTVIELDASKVLGIDPGLNNWLTCVSNVGTSFIVDGLHLKSLNQWYNKRVAVIKEHKRQGFWSSQLARITEKRNRQVRDAVNKAARLVLNHCLENQIGTVVFGWNKGMRQEINLGSKTNQNFVQIPTARLKDRISQLCEQYGLRFVETEESYTSKASFLDSDELPKFGEKTEGWKESGKRINRGLYRSKDGSKINADCNGAAKCDSFSRNREIGG from the coding sequence ATGTCTAGTTATGGATGTCAGCAAAACCTGCTCAGTCCAAACCGAGAGTTGAGAAGCGTCCTAGAATTTGTATGCGAAGAGTCGAACAAGCTAGCCAACTGCGGGACTTACTATTCTCGTCAGTTGTATTTTAAGACTGGGAAAATTCCTGGCAAGTACGATTTGCACAAATTATTCAAAGACAACCTTCACTTCAAAGCACTATATTCCCATGTTGCTCAACAAACGTTGACCAGCGTCGCAGAGTCTTTCAAGTCGTATATTGGATTACTCAAGGGAATTTCAATTGGCACGGTAACACAACGCCCAAAGCTGCCGAAATATCGCAAAAATAGCTTGAAAGTTGTGACGTTTCCAAGGGCAGACGTAAAGCTCAAAAATGGGCAACTGAGGTTTCCATTAGGAAGCAAGGTTAAACTATGGTTTGGCATTGGTGAGTTCTATTTACCAATACCGTCCAACCTAGACTATAAGAAAATTAGAGAGATTCGCATTTTGCCAAGAAATGGGCAGTTTTATGTCGAGTTTGTCTACCAAATTCAGCCCACAGTGATTGAATTAGATGCTAGTAAAGTCCTGGGTATCGATCCAGGGCTGAACAATTGGTTGACCTGTGTTTCCAATGTGGGAACAAGTTTTATCGTGGATGGACTGCATTTAAAATCATTGAACCAATGGTATAACAAGCGAGTTGCAGTGATTAAAGAGCATAAGCGTCAAGGTTTTTGGTCTAGTCAATTGGCGAGGATTACGGAAAAACGGAATAGGCAAGTCAGGGATGCTGTTAATAAAGCAGCTAGGTTAGTATTGAATCACTGCCTTGAAAACCAAATAGGCACAGTTGTTTTTGGGTGGAATAAAGGGATGCGCCAAGAAATAAATCTTGGTAGCAAAACAAATCAAAACTTTGTTCAGATTCCTACCGCTCGATTGAAAGATAGAATCTCTCAGCTTTGCGAACAATATGGTCTTCGGTTTGTTGAAACTGAAGAAAGTTATACAAGCAAGGCGAGCTTTTTAGATTCGGATGAACTACCTAAGTTCGGTGAAAAAACTGAAGGGTGGAAAGAATCAGGGAAGCGTATCAATCGCGGTTTGTATCGGTCAAAAGATGGAAGCAAAATCAATGCAGATTGTAATGGGGCTGCGAAGTGCGATTCGTTCAGTCGAAACCGAGAAATTGGGGGATGA